atgGGTTCAATCTGCGATCAGGGAATGAAGGTCCCATACACTgcactgcacagccaaaaataaataagtactaaaATGAAGTCTTTATATGTTGATACACTAGctatgggcctcccaggtggcaccagtgggctttccaggtggcgccagtgggaaagaatcatctgccagtgcaggagacataagagaggcaggtttgatccctgggttgggaagactgaCTGAAGCGgggcaggacaacccactccagtattcttgcctggagaatcccacagaaagaggagcctggtgggctatagtttacagggttgcaaagacttagacacaactgaagtgactgagttcAGCACACACATACTAGCTATATTGATAAAATTTTGATTTTGCATTGTTTTGATGGCTGTTTGGAGCTGGCTGGGAAAGAGGTAATGCTATCCTAAGTCAACAATATAATATTATCAGCAGAATTTTGCTCATatgtttatttgttgttattaGTTATGGCCTGCCCTATGTATGTTTAGCAATATGTACCAATATTCCTAATGAGAATGAAGGAATAGGAGCTATATGAATGGAGAACAGGCATCAAAGGAGAGTTTTGCtctagcttttgttttgtttttacaatatTTGATGTTAAGATTGCAGGAATTTATTAAGTATTCAAAATCTATTAGAACATAAAAAAGAACTCTAGGTGCATCAGGAATATTCAAATAGAAACCAGAAGAAGAGAGGAGATAGAGTGGAGCCAAGACGATTGTGTGGATGATGGCTGTCATTCAACCACCGGTCAGGTAATAGGACACCACTGACTAGGTGCCTAGTGAACATgcttacccactgcagtattcttgcctggagactcccatggacagaggagcctagagggctacagtccatagggttgcaaagagtcggacacagctgaagcaacttagcatgcataggtGTTACAGAGTCCAAGCTCTCTCTGCTCACCTCACGATAAGCTAATAAATCCAAGATGAGGTGTTAAGTCAAAGAAGGGACTTTATTCGAGAGctggctgaccaagaagatggcaggctagcacctcaaaataGCTATCTTGTCCAAGCctagatgccaggttcttttatggatcagagatggggagGTGGCGAGGCAACAGAGTACATGTCACCTTGCAGATGTGCCcgagaatggcaagcctcaggcaggggatgtgCTGTCACTTTCTTACAGTGGTGTCCTGGGTGGTGTGAAATGGACTATCTCCCGTCATATCAACAAACAGAGATGCCGCATCTATCTGcaaaacccacctccccaaatgtgaatttctgggcCACGCCAATAAGCAGCCAGTGAGGGGAGGCCCCACCATATGCCACACAAAGAATTTAAGAATGTCACAGTCTATCACAGGTGGGCAGAGTCAGGTTATCTCCCTGAGGCTGACCACTATGTATGCCTATAATAGCAAAACTGGCAAGATAAGGGTTAAAGTCACAGAGCAGATCCATTGTGAATTCAAAATTAACCCTTCCGGGTTACATAAGAACACTGATTACATCCTTGACTCGCCCTCAGGACCAATTCTAATCCCAATTATCCAGCAAAGGCCCAGCATACAAACTACATTACATCAgggattagggtttcaacatcTGTGTTTGAATGAGGATAACAAATATTCAGGCCATATTGGTGGCTGAGAGTTTCCCAGAACTAAACCAAGACATAGGCTTCCAAATGGAAAACATCTCCTGACGAATAAGCTAAActttgaaaactattttaaaggactcctaatacaatgaaatatcaagaacagcatcaaaaataaaaacaaaattattaaattttaataatttaaactaCAAGAAGCAAAActacagagacatcactttgcccacacaAGTCCCTACAGTCAAagttagggtttttccagtagtcaggtacggatgtgagagctggaccataaagaaggttgagcactgaagaattgatgcttttgaattgtgctggagaagactcttgagagtcccttggacaacaaggagatcaaaccagtcaatcctaagggaaatcaaccctgaatattcattggaaggactgatgctaaagctgaagctccaatactttggccacatgatggaaaagccaactcattagaaagtctctgatgctgggaaagaatgaaggcaggaggagaaggggacgacagaggatgagatggttggatggcatcactgactcaatggacttgcatttgagcaaactcagggagatagtaaaggacagggaagcctggcatgctgcagtccatggggtcacaaagagttggacacaacttagcaaccaaataaCAACAAAGTGTGAAGAACACTTTGAACCTAAAATTCTACGCTCATGCTCTAATTCAGTAATGATGGTCATATATATCTTAAGACTCACAACCTCACAATGATTCAGAAAGTTACTATTTATCACCTTGCTGAATGAATtggtaaaatacatttttttaatgaatctaaaAGTAAAtaggagaaagcaaggaagaacctctaatttttaagaatgtctgatttagagaaaataaatcacaatTCAAGCCTTAAAGAATTAGCTGAATAATTTTTGGTGACTCTATGTTTGACCAGCTGACAATGAGACAGTTTATTGCTGACTGAGAAAATAATTATACTCACTAGTATTTATTAAGTACTGTGTGTGCTAAGCGTTCATTTAATTTCTTGTTAGGTATGAATTCATTCCACCATCAGAACAACCTTATGAGAAAAGCACTGTTTTCTCTAGTTTACtaccgggagccagcgtgaggaactccgcccgtggcaaaggtcatgaggaaggaggcttggcatatgcaaaggcgggatcaagcctcaggagtccccctggaaattctcgagcatctacccccataaccagagtctgcctactttactgctttgtgctctcacctacacctctgactttacggggggctgtcccccaccacctctctctgaaaaagagttaacttatagctccagttaataaagttcctgggcgtgacaagagtgtttcaacctacaaactcctttggaagtcctctagcctgcctgaacaggatcttccggccacatgtgattgttcacagcctcccaaccgtgagaggcatgagatgttctaaactgtctaaatacagattcctttgagcagttaaaagattgattagaaattgtattggtgaagggtttttcacttgttgggccaatgtttgctgctaagtttccatatcccttacctactgtgtccctgggagtatattgattaatataattggtgtataggaatgtaagtagtagctttaatgtttgtaaccttggacccttgagttaattattttcttgttatagccctccacacctttgccctataggaatgcaactttatctaatgcttttggagggtggcgcctgactttagaataatcacctttagagaaaaataagttttctgaagaaaggatcataaaatgctaacaggcctcctggcctgaagatgatgtaaatcacctaaacttttgcatatgataagtttgaaagcctgacTTCGAtagggatcaaggactgctgtccttgcatgactctaccccttacCCCATTAttctctatgcacaacttaaggtatgaaaactactttggaaaataaagtgcgggccttgttcaccgaaacttggtctccccatgtcgttctctcttgccttctggctgaattcccatctagagtgtggaggctcgtcaagcctactaattttgcctgggtttctaagatctgaccagggaggccttagtgtctcctctccttccggagaacgggaggacgcctgcggcctacgtaggtgacgcaaattccttgttttggaattttattagctttccacgtaaaccaagttattcagcctcttttctccactgaattttctcactgagctatccttatttaaccactctttatatctttaattctatagTATCCTGATCGCcaaagccgtctccccttcgaattccctggatccaccggggctggaccccggcagtttacactgaaagaaaactgaagcaggaaGAAGCATCATTCCCAGCTTGTGGTTAGCAGACTCATAAGTGTTCAAACTGGGATTTAGGTGCAGTTAAGACAAGGTCATAAGGCTGCCTCTTTAGCCGTGGGTCACCCATCCCTGGATTTCATCATAAAGAGGGCAGTGCCTGGAATGCATTTTCAGGACCAGCCACACTTCTGTAGCCAGGTCAAACTCCCTAAACCTCAAATCTTCCTTATTTCTCAGGacttaaattatgtttttatgtGTTGCTCATCCACTCAGAAGTATTCAGTGCTATTTGAAGCAAACACACTTAAAAGAAGTCAGCTTATGTTTTCCTTCCACCCTTGTGCCCAGCTCTTCTCTACCCCTCTGAACGCTCTCTCAGTGCACTCTATGAGTTGGCCTTGATGCTGTGTCTGCACCACTAGACTCAGTGTTTATTCCTGATGTCCTGATTTGAACACAGGGGTCCCCAGAGGACTCTGACCCAAACTATCCTTTTGAATTGCTATACTTTCTGCTGCTGTGAGAAAGCAGTTTAATCAATTTTTCACACAACTCCATTCCACCCCCACCACTGGGGCCCCTTGCAAAGCAGTTGTTTATTCCCTTGGCTCTCTTATTCTGTTTACTTGGTTCTCACAAATGAGCCGTGATGCCTGATTGCTGAGAAACAAGATAACCAGATCTTATAATCTAAAGACCTAATAGAATGTGAACAAACAAACAGTTTGTGAAAAtaggtttattttctacatttttgcaACCTTATGTAAGTTACAGCCAAGTGTATGGGATACATAATGCTAGAAATGCACACAATATACATTTCCCTGTTGTTCAATGCTTTCTTCTAGGTTTCTATTACAAAAGGGCATGGAAGGCCACCTACTTATCCTTAATTATAAGGACAAATACATATgcctgcatgcttagtcactaagtcgtgtctcacttgttgcaaccccatggactgtagcctgctaggctcctctgtccatggaattctccaggcaagaaaactgaagtgggtagccattcccttctccaggggatcttcccgacccagggatcgaactcaggtatcctgcattgcaggtggattcttcaccctctgagccaccagggaagcccacaaatacatatattttcttagaaagaaaaataagtgataaCTGGCTTCAGTAGACAGCgaccataatttttttaaaaaagtatacaaaacaataaataatacagtaaaaGTTAATGCTATAAAATAAACTGAGAGTAAGAAAGAGCTTAATGAGATATCATCCCATTTTAGGAGGCCAAATGATTAATGGCGGGGGGGCGGGTAATGTTAAGATTGACAGATGTCACGCTATGTCTGTGTTTCTAGTTAGTGTGTAATAGAAGttcagaaaagcagaaacatgCAGAGGTCTCTAAAGATTTGGCACTTGCAGAAATCCTGAGGTTTATACCCCATATTATAAATTCCTGTGCAGAAACGGAAACTTTCAATTTAGGGTGATGCAAATCTACCCCAGAAGAGAATGCTCTTGGTTATCTTGTGCACaataaggaagaggaaaggatggTCTGCCACGAACTGCGGGCCTCCGTGGCCTGTTCTCCCTGTTACAATGGCCCCAGTGCCGGCAGCAGCCTCAGTGCCCTCCTCATTCACATCCACAGAAGCTTGATGAAACACTTCAGACAGAAACAGGTCATTCTTTTCTGACATGCCTGAGAAATTGGCTCGGCCTTGGCTGAAGGCATCGCCCATGCCCATGCCCGTGAGAATGGTCTTGAGTCCATAACGCTCTTCCAGTTTGAACTTGGGGATGTACACCTCCACGTCATCCTCACCCATGGTGTCCCCGCTGAGCCACTTGCTGAGTTTGTCATGGGTGATTTCACTCTCCAGCTATGAATCCAAAGCATAAAACCACTGAGTGCTTAGCAGAGAAGGACAACAACCTCTAATGTTGACAACCAATGACTTTACTATATTAAAGTAAAGAAGgtgatattaaaatttaatagttAGGTAAAAATTTTCCAAGAAGATAGCATATATGAGATGTGTTTAAAGTTTCTGAATGACTGGGAAACCTGGCACAATTTGTCTCAAACAAGTTCACATATTCAAACTGCACACCATTTCCTCAGATGGTAGGCATGTGcaacagcttcccaggtgactcagtgataaaaaatccactggccaatgcaggagacgtgggtttgatccttgggtcaggaagatcccctggagaggaaatggctacctgctccagtaatcttgcctgggaaatcccagggacagaggagtatggcggGCTGAAGTCccgggggtctcaaagagtaggatgtgatttagcaactaaatagcaacagcagcagcagacatgtgCAAAGGCAAGTTTAGCCCCAGAGTTTAAAACAAGGGAAGTTGGAATTCTTACCAACTCCAAGCCTGTAGAGGATTCAGCAATTCCATCTGGAAGCAGCAGGAACATACTGACCTCTCCAGCATATGGGAGTTCTAGAATCTGGACCTTCAGGTCTGCTATGTATCCAATGTTTAGCTTTTCATGCAGGAACATCATCTCTACTGATTTGTGCTGAGTCTAgagtaattaaaaagtaaaatatgaaagtTGATAATAAGATGTCAAAAGATTTACAATCAGATACAAAAGAGAATGGGTTCTTCTTTCATGctaaagaaatagattttttttaattaaaaatttgttttgaaatttgtcTAAAAAcatccaaatatattttaaaaaataaaaatttattatttgtgtaCTCTCACAGTGATTCtgatctattttgttttttcaagattATGCCCATTAGTAATAAGATGGACAATTATAATTAAATACTAAAACATTTGTTCAGGACCTACTAGGGGTCAAGTACTCTGCAAAATCTCATTGAATCTTTACAACAACATTTTGAGTTGGATATTATCATCCTAGTTTCACAGATCAAAAAAAGGAGTGTATGAACCACAACTAACATCATAGTTGGTACAGCCTACATATGAGTCCAAGATTGTGTAATTATAAAGCCCATGGTCTTTACCATTACTCATATGACCTCTCAGAAAATTACTAAGTGCTATTCAGTAACCTGAAAGAGTCAATCAACTATCCAGTGTGTATAACTATTAATAGCAAATCATGTATGGGTATCAATGAGTGGtcccaatttttctttttctattttgtcaaagaccctaaaatatatattaagaaaatctgttttgttttcattgtctcATACCGAGTTCACACGGAAAGGATAAAGCCCCTTTAGTTTCTTCTGAAATGGAGTCTTCCATTTTCCTTTGAAGTAGATAGCATTCACCAGGACCATCTTGGTGTCTGCATCAACAGAACCTTCAGGTAACAAGTTTGGGATTTTGCCTACAGAAAATATGATATATGCTTATGTTTCATGATTAACAATTACAAAGTCATTATGATTTCTTGAATCTTTTGAGTCACCATCAAGCTTAGCATCCACATTTATCAAACTCTGCAGAGATGTTGATATTCACATtcaaatttttctcttaatttatttaaaacataagtaAAAATTTTTCAGGTTTgcaaaattcaaaagcaaatgAAGAATGTATTTAAGATTTAGAATTGCTATCAGacttgggaaaaaaattttaagtttcttttaatttttttttctttgtgctgcatgcaggatcttattcCTCTGACCAGAAACTGAACCTGCGTCCCTTGctttgagagcacagagtcttaacccctggactgccagagaagtcccagaaagttttaaattccttttataCTGTTTTCTCAAAGTTTTATAGTTATATGAAGTTAGTTCATTCAGATGGGAGTGAAAAAGAGACTCAAGgaatataatgggcttccctagtggctcagatagtaaagaatctgccaggaatgcagaagacccgagttcagtccctggatggtgaagatcccttggagaagagaattgcaacccactccagtattcttgcctggagaatttcatgggcagaggagcctggccggctacagtccatgggatcgcaaagagtcaggcacgactgagcgactgacactacCAAGGCATTTAATAGTGCATTTCCCCAGTATGTCAGTAGGGCCCCTTCTAGGTCTGGTCTAGACAGCCCATAGGTCTAACTCATTGATTCATCCAAAAACAGTGTTTTGGAAGTTGTGCTACACCTATATCAGGAATAGCACAGATTCATGaagtaataaaggaaaaattgtcctgggggtggggcgggtTTAGAATATTGGAAAAGACATTCTAAATCATTCAGGAAAGAAAGTGCGGTGAGTTCTATTAAGAGAGCTGAATAATGCAGAGAACTGTAACAAcacagagaagggaatgaatgACTGAGTCCAAGAAAGTTCCCAGAAGTGATAATATttgagtgtgattttttttttttaagttggtttaAGAAACAGCCCATTTATAGTGAATACTTGCTCTGCAATATTTCAACCACATTATTCTATTTACTCCTCACAACCATTCCAGTAAGGGAGTATTATTAGTGTCATTTTACACAAataggaaatcaaccttgaatattcattgaaaggactgatactgaagctgaagctccagtactttggccacctgctgggaagagtcaactcattggaaaagaccctgatgctggaaagactgagagcaagaggagaaggcagcaacagaggatgagatggttctatggcatcactgactcaatgggcatgagtttgagtaacctgcaggagatagtaaaggacagggaagcctggcttgctgcagttcatggggcggcaaagagttggacgtgacttagcaactgaacagcaacacaaACGGACACCGTAGTGAGATCTTAGTAATCCTTCCAAGGTCACAATGCTTGGGAGCTGCTCAGAACTCCACCGTCTTCCATTTCTGCTGACAGATACAGGACTCAAGCAAAAAGGTCACTGTAGTCTGACCAGTTTCAGTACAGTTATTCAATATCTTCATTCAGTAtgcttgctatgctatgctaagtctcttcagtcgtgtctgactctgtgcgaccccatagacggcagcccaccaggcttccccgtccctgggattctccaggcaagaacactggagtgggttgccatttccttctccaaggcatgaaagtgaaaagtgaaagggaagtctctcagtcgtgtccaactcttagcgaccccattgactgcagcctaccaggctcctcagtccccaggattctccagacaagaacactggagtgggttgccatttccttctccgatgcatgaaagtgaaaagtgaaagtgaagtcgctcagtcgtgtccaaccctcagcggccccatggactgcagccttccaggctcctccatccatgggattttccaggcaagagtactggagtgggtgccattgccttctccgtcattcaGTATAACCCCTAGCAATTAAAACTCCTGGTTACCACTTGGAAATCTACTGGGACTTTATTTAACTTTGTGACACAAAATGATCataacaaggaaaaaagaaatttttctcaAATTACTATAAAAATTGGTAAAACAATCAGTCTAAATGACTATTTGGCATTTTTGCAGTTTCACTGATTGATTTATAGCCATTCACCACAAACgcttagaaagaaggaaattcttgCTGTTCTCAAAAAAGCAAAGCTTTCATGCATCTCTTTGATTTTGCAATCTGCTTTGACTTGCATTTTTGTTAAATCTTCactttctctgcttcatttttgtcAGTGGTGCATCAATCTTTCAGagcagtaatttaaaaatctagaaatgaaGAACTAGAGTAGGCCAACTGTTTTTAGAGGAACAATAATTCTTTTTTCAATTCTACAGAACTTAATACAAGTGCTTTTTCTATTATGGTAGCTAAGAAACAAGGATAGCATACTATGGtttgaaataatgttttaaacataggaggcagggacttccctagtagtccagtggctcAGATTCCATGCTGCCAACGctggggggcccaggttcaatccctggtcaggcaactagatttcacatgccacaactgtgacccaacacagccaaataaaaatgtatttgctgctgctgctgctaagtcgcttcagtcgtgtccgactctgtgtgaccccatagacgccagcccaccaggctcccccatccctgggattctccagacaagaacactggagtgggttgccatttccttctccaatgcatgcaagtgaaaagtgaaagtgaagtcactcagtcgtgtccgactcctagcgatcccacggactgcagcccaccaggctcctccgtccatgggattttccaggcaagagtcctggagtggggtgccatcgccttctccaaaaatgtatttaaaagtaaataaataagcatagGAGATACGTGAAAATATGTTTTCTGCATTAAGTTATCAAACTCTTTAAACGTTAATTTGAAGAATTCCAGAATTAGACTAAGGCTCAGAAGAAGAGGAAACCCCAGCTGCACCAGGAACAGATAGTGGGATCTTGGATGAGTCAGTTAGGAACTGAGGACACGCATAATACAGGTAGAAGTAGCTTAGACGGTTAATGGGAGATGAAGAAGGGACTGAAAGAACTGGACAGCATACTGACTCTGGATGGTGAAACAGAAGAGCTAAAATTTTATGATCCCTCCTTTTTCCATTGCCCATATTCTCACATCAATTACTCAGTTGAatattgttccttttttcttggtttttgtttgcAGTGAATATAAAGTCACAATTATTTCAATACTGATATTTCCTATATTAGAAAAGATCTGCCTCTTCTTATATTCTATTCAGTAATAATCCAAACCAGATTACTGAATATATATCTTCTATTAGTAGaccttgattatttttttctcacttgctgctgctaagtcgcttcagtcgtgtcctactctgtgcgaccccatagacggcagcccaccaggctcccccgtccctgggattctccaggcaagaacactggagtgggctgccatttccttctccaatgcatgaaagtgaaaagtgaaagtgaagtcgctcagtcgtgtctgactcttctcgaccccatggactgcaacccaccaggctccctcgtccatgggattttccaggcaagagtactggagtggggtgccattgccttctctgattttctcaCTTAAAACACCACAAAGCTCAACAAGAATCAGGTTACATTAGCCAAAATAACTAAGATTAGGAGTAAGGGCTAAGTTCAAggattttaaacacacacacacacacacacacatacacacacacacacacacacatcagagtTTTCTACGTGGAAAGAAGAGCAGAAACTATTTCTTGGTTTTACCTTTGGTTTGAgtcttgacccaggaattaatCTTTTTTCTGGCATCTTCTGCACATTCTAGGAAGTCGACTGCCTGAGGTTCTGTAGAGTAATATTTCTTGGAGAGTTGCATGTATtcctttaaagtgaaaaaataatgacAAGATTACTTAGAA
This sequence is a window from Bubalus bubalis isolate 160015118507 breed Murrah chromosome 22, NDDB_SH_1, whole genome shotgun sequence. Protein-coding genes within it:
- the LOC102403078 gene encoding plasminogen activator inhibitor 2 isoform X2; protein product: MEELYVANTIFALNFFKHLANTSADTQNLFFCPWSISSTMAMVYLGARGNTADQIAQVLQFNQVGVHRGTPVTPRSLSSYNFSQQIQRGTYPDAILQAQAAGVIHSSFHSLSNAINVSMGEYLLESANKLFGEKSARFKEEYMQLSKKYYSTEPQAVDFLECAEDARKKINSWVKTQTKGKIPNLLPEGSVDADTKMVLVNAIYFKGKWKTPFQKKLKGLYPFRVNSTQHKSVEMMFLHEKLNIGYIADLKVQILELPYAGEVSMFLLLPDGIAESSTGLELLESEITHDKLSKWLSGDTMGEDDVEVYIPKFKLEERYGLKTILTGMGMGDAFSQGRANFSGMSEKNDLFLSEVFHQASVDVNEEGTEAAAGTGAIVTGRTGHGGPQFVADHPFLFLIVHKITKSILFWGRFASP
- the LOC102403078 gene encoding plasminogen activator inhibitor 2 isoform X1, which gives rise to MIETMEELYVANTIFALNFFKHLANTSADTQNLFFCPWSISSTMAMVYLGARGNTADQIAQVLQFNQVGVHRGTPVTPRSLSSYNFSQQIQRGTYPDAILQAQAAGVIHSSFHSLSNAINVSMGEYLLESANKLFGEKSARFKEEYMQLSKKYYSTEPQAVDFLECAEDARKKINSWVKTQTKGKIPNLLPEGSVDADTKMVLVNAIYFKGKWKTPFQKKLKGLYPFRVNSTQHKSVEMMFLHEKLNIGYIADLKVQILELPYAGEVSMFLLLPDGIAESSTGLELLESEITHDKLSKWLSGDTMGEDDVEVYIPKFKLEERYGLKTILTGMGMGDAFSQGRANFSGMSEKNDLFLSEVFHQASVDVNEEGTEAAAGTGAIVTGRTGHGGPQFVADHPFLFLIVHKITKSILFWGRFASP